The following are encoded in a window of Solidesulfovibrio magneticus RS-1 genomic DNA:
- a CDS encoding secondary thiamine-phosphate synthase enzyme YjbQ, whose protein sequence is MKSFRKELWFNVPARRGFVNITRDVEACLKESCVTEGLCLVNAMHITASVFINDDESGLHHDYEVWLEKLAPHEPVSGYRHNVGEDNADAHMKRQIMGREVVVAITQGRLDFGTWERIFYGEFDGRRKKRVLVKIIGE, encoded by the coding sequence ATGAAAAGCTTTCGCAAGGAACTGTGGTTCAACGTCCCAGCCCGCCGTGGATTCGTCAACATCACCCGCGACGTCGAGGCCTGCCTCAAGGAATCCTGCGTCACCGAAGGCCTGTGCCTGGTCAACGCCATGCACATCACGGCCTCGGTATTTATCAACGACGATGAATCCGGGCTGCACCATGACTACGAAGTCTGGTTGGAAAAGCTCGCCCCCCATGAACCCGTGTCTGGCTACCGCCACAACGTCGGCGAGGACAATGCCGACGCCCACATGAAACGCCAGATCATGGGCCGCGAGGTCGTGGTGGCCATAACCCAGGGCCGCCTGGATTTCGGCACCTGGGAACGCATCTTCTACGGCGAGTTCGACGGCCGGCGCAAAAAACGCGTGCTGGTCAAGATCATCGGGGAATAG
- a CDS encoding acyltransferase, which translates to MNAHHASSVHGPRPNPGRKHWIDWLRAIAAFAVVVIHVTAPLYAQIAVLHRTDWWIANVVNCAVRFAVPLFVMLAGALLLGRNENAAAFYGKRAARLLPAFAFWSVFYLLFAWATGGDGLDMRERFVNAVLVTGATYYHLWYLPMFFGLMLVHPFLNAWLIGRRPERADLVAFFAVVAFFAALHQAAELIEAIKGLRLEWAGAFAWFVGCYAAGYVLETRLNRRLPNVLLVSVFVAVVAVGALGNFALVMATGLVQRQYLLPDAGVAVLALTAALFCLFRQNAASLPQSRFIAAAAEASFGVYLIHPVFLYVLDHALPLPQRGAAWYIPLAAMGVFLASFGTIAALRRIPLFRSVC; encoded by the coding sequence ATGAATGCCCATCATGCCTCTTCAGTACACGGCCCTCGGCCCAACCCCGGCCGCAAGCACTGGATCGACTGGCTGCGGGCTATCGCCGCCTTTGCCGTGGTGGTCATCCATGTCACCGCGCCGCTCTACGCCCAAATCGCCGTCCTGCATCGCACCGACTGGTGGATCGCCAACGTCGTCAACTGCGCCGTGCGCTTTGCCGTGCCGCTTTTCGTCATGCTGGCCGGCGCGCTGCTGCTCGGCCGTAACGAGAACGCCGCCGCCTTCTACGGCAAACGCGCCGCCCGCCTGTTGCCCGCCTTTGCCTTCTGGAGCGTGTTTTATCTGCTCTTTGCCTGGGCCACGGGCGGCGACGGCCTGGATATGCGGGAGCGCTTCGTCAATGCCGTGCTGGTCACCGGCGCGACCTATTACCACCTCTGGTATCTGCCCATGTTTTTCGGGCTCATGCTCGTCCATCCCTTCTTAAACGCCTGGCTCATCGGCCGGCGGCCCGAACGGGCCGATCTGGTCGCCTTTTTCGCGGTGGTCGCTTTTTTCGCGGCCCTGCACCAGGCGGCGGAACTCATCGAAGCCATCAAGGGCCTGCGCCTGGAATGGGCCGGGGCCTTTGCCTGGTTCGTAGGCTGCTACGCGGCCGGCTACGTGCTCGAAACGCGCCTGAACCGGCGGTTGCCCAATGTGCTGCTGGTCAGCGTTTTTGTGGCCGTCGTGGCCGTCGGGGCGCTGGGCAATTTCGCCCTGGTCATGGCCACGGGACTAGTCCAGCGGCAGTATCTGCTGCCGGATGCCGGCGTCGCCGTCCTGGCCCTGACAGCGGCCTTGTTCTGTCTTTTCCGGCAAAACGCCGCATCGTTGCCCCAAAGCCGGTTCATTGCCGCGGCGGCCGAAGCGAGCTTTGGCGTCTACCTCATCCATCCGGTCTTTTTGTACGTCCTCGACCACGCCCTGCCCCTGCCTCAGCGAGGGGCGGCCTGGTACATTCCGTTGGCAGCGATGGGCGTCTTCCTCGCCTCCTTCGGGACCATCGCGGCCTTGCGCCGCATCCCGCTTTTTCGCTCCGTCTGCTGA
- a CDS encoding alpha-keto acid decarboxylase family protein — MPQTVIELLMSRLKAIGVTDVFGVPGDFSFALNDAIDDDPDMRWIGCTNELNAAYAADGYARVRGKAALCTTYGVGELSAICGVAGSYTEHLPVFHLVGMPSISTQRLGRVVHHTLGDGQFDAFAAMAKPVACASAILTAENAACQIERCIEAGLTRNRPVYMALPQDQANKALPGEYVCAPEAPVSDPAVLAACLEAMAEKFAGAGTAVVLAGYLIARLGLRQTARELLERTGLPFATMFMDKTALDETLPGYVGLYDGRIMNPEVRDFVEGCDLVLNLGAHWSDFNTGAFTAHIDQSRMIAVMQHEVRVGYATFPNVEMRDVLAGLDRLLPAKTISHPRAKGLGEPKGAPGDPITPDYLYPRWEKFLRPGDIVMAETGTVSMGLGFALMPEGAEFFNQTLWGAIGWATPAAFGAALGAPDRRTLLFTGEGAHQMTVQELGQFGLHGLKPIVFCLNNDGYLIERLLCKNPMSSYNDLAPWKYAELPAAFGLSDWYCAKVTTNAELEAAMAKAESCGTGAYIEVVMDRMAASPLAQKLGESIKTLYASAK; from the coding sequence ATGCCCCAGACCGTCATCGAACTGCTCATGTCGCGCCTCAAGGCCATCGGCGTCACCGACGTCTTTGGCGTACCCGGCGATTTCTCCTTTGCCTTAAACGACGCCATTGACGACGATCCGGACATGCGCTGGATCGGCTGCACCAACGAACTCAACGCCGCCTACGCCGCCGACGGCTATGCCCGGGTGCGCGGCAAGGCCGCGCTGTGCACCACCTACGGCGTGGGCGAGCTGTCGGCCATCTGCGGCGTGGCCGGCTCCTACACCGAACATCTGCCCGTGTTCCATCTGGTCGGGATGCCCAGCATCTCCACCCAGCGCCTGGGCCGGGTGGTCCACCACACCCTGGGCGACGGCCAGTTCGACGCCTTTGCCGCCATGGCCAAGCCCGTGGCCTGCGCCAGCGCCATTTTGACGGCTGAAAACGCCGCCTGCCAGATCGAACGCTGCATCGAGGCGGGGCTGACCCGCAATCGGCCGGTCTACATGGCCCTGCCCCAGGACCAGGCCAACAAGGCCCTGCCCGGGGAGTACGTCTGCGCCCCGGAAGCGCCGGTAAGCGACCCGGCCGTCCTGGCCGCCTGCCTGGAGGCCATGGCCGAGAAATTCGCCGGGGCCGGCACGGCCGTGGTCCTGGCCGGCTACCTCATCGCCCGGCTCGGGCTGCGCCAGACCGCCCGGGAGTTGCTGGAGCGGACCGGGTTGCCCTTTGCCACCATGTTCATGGACAAAACGGCCCTGGACGAGACGCTGCCCGGCTATGTCGGACTCTACGACGGGCGCATCATGAACCCGGAAGTGCGCGATTTCGTCGAAGGCTGCGATCTGGTGCTCAACCTCGGGGCGCACTGGAGTGATTTCAACACTGGCGCTTTTACCGCCCACATCGACCAAAGCCGCATGATCGCTGTCATGCAGCACGAGGTGCGGGTGGGTTACGCCACCTTCCCCAACGTCGAAATGCGTGACGTCCTGGCCGGGCTGGACCGCCTTTTGCCGGCCAAGACCATCAGCCACCCCCGGGCCAAGGGCCTGGGCGAGCCCAAGGGCGCGCCGGGTGATCCCATCACCCCGGACTACCTCTATCCGCGTTGGGAGAAATTCCTGCGTCCCGGCGACATCGTCATGGCCGAGACCGGCACGGTGTCCATGGGCCTGGGGTTTGCGCTGATGCCCGAGGGGGCGGAATTTTTCAACCAGACCTTGTGGGGAGCCATCGGCTGGGCCACGCCGGCCGCCTTTGGCGCGGCCCTTGGCGCGCCGGATCGCCGCACGCTGCTTTTCACCGGCGAGGGCGCGCACCAGATGACCGTGCAGGAACTCGGGCAGTTCGGCCTGCATGGGCTCAAGCCCATCGTCTTTTGCCTCAACAACGACGGCTATCTGATCGAGCGCCTGCTGTGCAAGAACCCCATGAGTTCCTACAACGACTTGGCTCCCTGGAAGTATGCCGAGCTGCCGGCCGCGTTTGGGCTATCGGACTGGTACTGCGCCAAGGTCACGACCAACGCCGAGCTGGAAGCGGCCATGGCCAAGGCCGAGAGCTGCGGCACGGGAGCCTACATTGAAGTGGTCATGGACCGCATGGCCGCCTCGCCTCTGGCCCAGAAACTCGGGGAGTCCATCAAGACGCTCTACGCCAGCGCCAAATAA
- a CDS encoding PAS domain-containing hybrid sensor histidine kinase/response regulator, whose amino-acid sequence MSLAVMPLDRRAGANGWIDLHLYAMAMAALLTGLLLWWTNVSWRENFEAYPPVLEELQHARADTVKAYLGVERYMAGERHVRVPDVEAFFDQALESCRDIARAMGKAEAVGEGQAEREPFIQNLDRYAASIAAFRELAMQGMAAVSDNRAWLGVERQAAFAALEKQADALSETVRRCMDAAASRQTRLNNILFFAWISFLAFLAASLAIAGSRRRKAEQAMLASEDKYRSLFDQARDAILVVDDDTGRILDCNRALAAEWGYPPETLIGRTTEAVGLTDPADDDAPASVLGQNGSLTTIRETRMRTAAGDERLVSVKSGRFRLGEATVRLDICRDITELRREEEALRGREAMLRSLGDNLPDGVIYTLEVDSAGNHRFLYVSQGLERILGLPVALALADAELVFASIVEDDRERLRQAEIQSMATGEPFDVQARILAPDGGVIWGQFRAAPRPGSGRVVLFDGFYFDVSALKRIEGDLRRAMVVAETASQSKSEFLANISHEIRTPLNGVLGMLQLLETAPLGREEAGYVTTALKCGRGLTRVLGDILDFSLLEAGAMVIKSTPVDVRDVTADVLGALSIECRARGIDAGLVVAPDVPARVLTDGARLRQILFNLVGNAIKFTQAGSVRLDIALASQRGQAAVLLFTVADTGIGMPEEKLDDVFEPFTQADGSLTRRFGGTGLGLGIVKRLLTLLGGFLAVESRVGVGTRIDFSLPCKLEQAPKDAVVKARQAKTPEGPARVLVVEDDAVNRLATVVMLGKMGYTVEAVEDGDLALDALAAHSFDVVLMDIQMPRLSGDEAARRIRQGAHPGVDRHVPIIAVTAHALEGDKERYLACGMNDYLSKPVDVGLLREAVGRALAGRTGIGVA is encoded by the coding sequence ATGAGCCTTGCCGTCATGCCCCTCGACCGTCGGGCCGGCGCGAACGGCTGGATCGACTTGCACCTCTACGCCATGGCCATGGCCGCCTTGTTGACCGGCCTGCTGTTGTGGTGGACCAATGTTTCCTGGCGGGAGAACTTCGAAGCCTATCCGCCGGTATTGGAAGAATTGCAGCACGCGCGGGCCGATACGGTCAAAGCCTACCTGGGTGTGGAGCGATACATGGCCGGCGAGCGGCATGTGCGCGTTCCGGACGTGGAAGCGTTCTTCGATCAGGCCCTGGAGAGCTGCCGCGATATTGCTCGGGCCATGGGCAAGGCCGAGGCTGTGGGGGAGGGGCAGGCCGAGCGTGAACCGTTTATTCAAAACCTGGATCGTTACGCCGCCTCCATTGCCGCGTTTCGGGAGCTGGCCATGCAGGGCATGGCGGCCGTGTCTGACAACAGAGCGTGGCTGGGCGTCGAGCGTCAGGCCGCCTTCGCCGCCCTGGAAAAACAGGCCGACGCCCTGAGCGAAACCGTGCGCAGGTGCATGGACGCCGCCGCCAGCCGGCAAACCCGCCTCAACAACATCCTCTTTTTCGCCTGGATATCCTTCCTGGCCTTTCTGGCCGCGAGCTTGGCCATCGCCGGCTCCCGCCGCCGCAAGGCCGAACAGGCCATGCTGGCCAGCGAAGACAAATACCGCAGCCTGTTCGATCAGGCCCGCGACGCCATCCTGGTCGTCGACGACGACACGGGACGCATCCTCGACTGCAACCGGGCCTTGGCCGCCGAATGGGGCTACCCGCCGGAAACCCTCATCGGCCGCACCACCGAGGCCGTGGGCCTCACCGACCCGGCCGACGACGACGCCCCGGCCTCGGTGCTTGGTCAAAACGGCAGCCTCACCACCATCCGGGAAACCCGGATGCGTACGGCCGCCGGCGACGAGCGCCTGGTTTCCGTCAAGTCCGGGCGGTTTCGCCTGGGCGAGGCCACGGTGCGCCTGGACATCTGCCGGGACATCACCGAGCTGCGCCGCGAAGAGGAGGCGCTTCGCGGCCGCGAGGCCATGCTGCGCAGCCTGGGCGACAACCTTCCCGATGGCGTCATCTACACCCTGGAGGTGGACTCGGCCGGCAACCACCGCTTCCTCTACGTGAGTCAGGGCCTGGAACGCATCCTGGGGCTGCCCGTGGCCCTGGCCCTGGCCGACGCCGAGCTGGTCTTTGCCAGCATTGTTGAAGACGACCGCGAGCGCCTGCGCCAGGCCGAGATCCAGAGCATGGCCACGGGCGAGCCGTTCGATGTTCAGGCCCGTATCTTGGCTCCGGACGGCGGCGTGATTTGGGGCCAGTTCCGGGCCGCGCCGCGCCCGGGAAGCGGGCGGGTGGTGCTCTTTGACGGCTTTTACTTCGATGTCAGCGCCCTTAAGCGCATCGAGGGCGATCTGCGCCGGGCCATGGTTGTGGCCGAGACGGCCAGCCAATCCAAAAGCGAGTTTCTCGCCAACATCAGCCACGAGATCCGAACCCCCCTCAATGGGGTGCTCGGGATGCTCCAGCTTCTTGAAACAGCGCCTCTCGGCCGCGAGGAGGCCGGCTACGTGACCACGGCCCTCAAATGCGGCCGGGGGCTGACCAGGGTGCTCGGCGACATCCTCGATTTCAGCCTGCTGGAAGCCGGAGCCATGGTCATCAAATCCACGCCCGTGGACGTACGCGACGTGACGGCCGATGTGCTTGGGGCGCTTTCCATCGAATGTCGGGCCAGGGGGATTGACGCCGGGCTGGTCGTGGCCCCGGATGTGCCGGCCCGAGTGCTGACGGACGGCGCGCGACTGCGCCAGATACTGTTTAATCTGGTCGGCAACGCAATCAAATTCACCCAGGCCGGTTCGGTGCGCCTGGACATCGCCCTGGCTTCGCAGCGCGGCCAGGCGGCGGTGCTCCTTTTCACCGTGGCCGACACCGGCATCGGGATGCCCGAGGAGAAGCTCGACGACGTGTTCGAGCCTTTCACCCAGGCCGACGGCTCCCTGACCCGGCGCTTTGGCGGCACGGGCCTGGGGCTTGGCATCGTCAAACGCCTGTTGACCCTGCTTGGTGGTTTTCTCGCCGTGGAAAGCCGGGTGGGCGTGGGCACCCGCATCGATTTTTCCCTGCCATGCAAACTGGAGCAAGCCCCAAAGGACGCTGTGGTCAAGGCGCGGCAGGCGAAAACGCCGGAAGGCCCGGCCCGGGTGCTGGTGGTCGAGGACGACGCCGTCAACCGTCTGGCCACGGTCGTCATGCTCGGCAAAATGGGCTATACGGTCGAGGCCGTGGAAGACGGCGATCTGGCTCTGGACGCCCTGGCCGCGCATTCCTTTGATGTGGTGCTCATGGATATCCAGATGCCGCGCCTAAGCGGCGACGAGGCGGCCCGGCGCATCCGGCAAGGCGCGCATCCGGGCGTTGACCGGCATGTGCCCATCATCGCCGTCACCGCCCACGCCCTGGAGGGCGACAAGGAGCGCTATCTCGCCTGCGGCATGAACGATTACCTGTCCAAGCCCGTGGACGTGGGCCTGTTGCGCGAGGCCGTGGGCCGGGCCCTGGCCGGCCGCACGGGAATTGGTGTAGCCTGA
- a CDS encoding transporter substrate-binding domain-containing protein encodes MNKIWGYIAVTLFFAAGTLLALVYLRSGSVQPSPPWAGGEIRVGYSSEPPYAFRTPAGEVTGVGPETAKAVLARLGAPRIRWVLLDFGQALAALEAGQIDLLANGLFITSERAGRVLFSLPYARVGQSLLVRQGNPRKLASYEDVAAAPDAVAAVLDGSVEETALLAMGLPRQRLFVVPDPGAGLAAVRSGRADCLALSGPTVRWLAGESQGEAEEAKPFVQPAALPAGESAFALRKADARLAEAVNDALRDVVGSQGLAARIEPLGFGRQNLPLWSLSR; translated from the coding sequence ATGAACAAAATCTGGGGCTACATCGCCGTAACGCTGTTTTTCGCCGCGGGCACGCTCCTGGCCCTGGTCTATCTCCGTTCCGGTTCCGTCCAGCCGTCGCCGCCCTGGGCCGGCGGGGAGATCCGGGTGGGGTATTCCAGCGAGCCGCCCTACGCCTTCCGTACGCCGGCCGGCGAGGTCACGGGCGTCGGGCCGGAGACCGCCAAGGCCGTGCTGGCCCGGCTTGGCGCCCCGCGCATCCGCTGGGTGCTGCTGGATTTCGGCCAGGCCCTGGCCGCCCTGGAAGCCGGACAAATCGACCTGCTCGCCAACGGCCTTTTCATCACCTCCGAACGGGCTGGGCGGGTGCTTTTCAGCCTGCCTTACGCCCGGGTCGGCCAGAGCCTTTTGGTGCGGCAGGGCAATCCCCGGAAACTGGCCTCCTACGAAGACGTCGCGGCGGCCCCGGACGCCGTCGCCGCCGTTCTCGACGGCTCCGTTGAAGAAACCGCCTTGCTCGCCATGGGCCTGCCCAGACAACGCCTGTTCGTCGTTCCTGACCCTGGCGCGGGACTGGCCGCCGTGCGTTCGGGACGGGCCGACTGCCTGGCCCTCTCCGGCCCCACCGTGCGCTGGCTGGCCGGCGAGAGCCAGGGCGAGGCCGAAGAGGCCAAGCCCTTTGTCCAGCCGGCGGCCCTGCCGGCCGGGGAGAGCGCCTTTGCCCTGCGCAAGGCCGACGCCCGGCTGGCCGAGGCCGTCAACGATGCCCTGCGCGATGTGGTCGGTTCTCAAGGCTTGGCTGCCCGCATCGAGCCCCTGGGCTTTGGGCGGCAAAACCTGCCGCTCTGGAGCCTGTCGCGATGA
- a CDS encoding MoaD/ThiS family protein, with protein MPIDLRCFATLAPLMPANAGAFPIAPGETALELVRRLDIPLEEIKLVFVNGAAASLDTVLADGDRVGIFPPVGGG; from the coding sequence ATGCCCATCGACCTGCGCTGTTTCGCCACCCTGGCCCCGCTCATGCCGGCCAATGCCGGCGCGTTTCCCATCGCCCCCGGGGAGACCGCCCTGGAACTGGTCCGACGTCTGGACATTCCCCTGGAAGAAATCAAGCTCGTGTTCGTCAACGGCGCGGCCGCGTCCCTGGACACCGTGCTGGCCGACGGCGACCGGGTCGGCATCTTTCCGCCCGTGGGCGGCGGCTGA
- a CDS encoding DUF3795 domain-containing protein — MTEEAALQERIAPCGLDCGRCLDNPDSPIGRLSRELARELGGFGQRAAFFARLDPVFDAYAAFEGVLERLGKGGCSGCRTGNCLLGDCRVKDCTRERGVGYCFQCPDFAGCDPGLPPGLAERWRDNNRRMAEMGLAAYAAWQAGRPRY; from the coding sequence ATGACCGAAGAAGCCGCGTTGCAAGAGCGCATCGCCCCGTGCGGCCTGGACTGCGGCCGTTGCCTGGACAACCCGGACAGCCCCATCGGCCGGCTGTCCCGGGAGCTGGCCCGGGAACTGGGCGGCTTTGGCCAGCGGGCGGCCTTTTTTGCCCGGCTCGATCCGGTGTTTGACGCCTACGCCGCTTTCGAGGGGGTCCTTGAACGCCTGGGCAAGGGCGGCTGCTCGGGCTGCCGCACGGGCAACTGTCTGCTGGGCGACTGCCGGGTCAAGGACTGCACCCGGGAGCGGGGCGTGGGCTATTGCTTCCAGTGCCCGGACTTCGCCGGCTGCGATCCAGGGCTGCCGCCGGGTCTGGCCGAGCGCTGGCGCGACAACAACCGGCGCATGGCCGAAATGGGGCTGGCCGCTTATGCCGCCTGGCAGGCCGGTCGGCCGCGTTACTAA
- a CDS encoding acyltransferase family protein: protein MISNKQATERFWQLDALRLTGVLAVVLQHAAVAYSAYVPWWYVRDPAKSALADLILLICDGATMPLLFAVAGYFVLPSLGRRGLGGFLAGRARRLVVPLVGLTLFFCPIIAYVDYRDKGGLDGFFAHWLALAPTALDWRFLLFASADAAKVSQTLLWSFHLWFLAMLFVFCLVVAGARLAVGPGLTLRGSWGGWSLGRIGLLAPGVGLAAGAGQMACPDPAWARLGPFLVFQPTRLPLYAGLFLLGASVWKRGWSPDHGLPGRPWGWGLAFIFTLAAMARTGGEAMQAWASGAPSVPLALVHGLARTAFALAATALAVALVGRARAGAFWRRPGLSRTSFDLYLYHFPPVVVLQYWLCGTAVPVVVKIAVCAILPIFVCLGATRLCGRRAWTRPALVGLAFVGCAVFWG, encoded by the coding sequence GTGATCTCAAACAAGCAGGCCACGGAGAGATTTTGGCAGCTTGACGCCCTACGGCTGACCGGCGTCCTGGCCGTGGTGCTCCAGCACGCCGCCGTGGCCTACAGCGCCTATGTGCCCTGGTGGTATGTGCGCGATCCGGCCAAGAGCGCCCTGGCAGACCTCATCTTGCTGATCTGCGACGGCGCGACCATGCCGCTGCTTTTCGCCGTGGCCGGGTATTTCGTTCTGCCGTCCCTTGGCCGGCGCGGCCTGGGCGGCTTTCTGGCCGGCCGGGCCAGGCGGCTCGTCGTGCCGCTTGTCGGGCTGACATTATTTTTCTGCCCGATCATCGCTTATGTCGATTACCGCGACAAAGGCGGCCTGGATGGCTTTTTCGCCCACTGGCTGGCTCTTGCGCCAACGGCCCTGGATTGGCGTTTCCTGCTTTTCGCCAGCGCCGACGCCGCCAAGGTGTCCCAGACGCTTCTGTGGTCGTTTCATCTGTGGTTTTTGGCCATGTTGTTCGTTTTTTGCCTGGTTGTGGCCGGTGCGCGGCTGGCGGTCGGGCCCGGGCTGACGCTGCGTGGGAGTTGGGGGGGGTGGAGCTTGGGCCGTATTGGCCTGCTGGCCCCGGGCGTCGGCCTGGCGGCCGGAGCCGGACAGATGGCCTGCCCGGACCCAGCCTGGGCCAGGTTGGGGCCGTTTCTGGTGTTCCAGCCCACGAGGCTGCCACTTTATGCCGGATTGTTCCTGCTCGGCGCGTCTGTCTGGAAGCGCGGCTGGTCGCCCGATCACGGCCTGCCCGGTCGGCCCTGGGGCTGGGGGCTGGCGTTTATTTTCACCCTGGCGGCCATGGCCAGGACCGGCGGCGAGGCCATGCAGGCCTGGGCGTCCGGCGCGCCCTCTGTCCCGCTGGCCCTGGTCCATGGTCTGGCCCGCACGGCTTTCGCCCTGGCCGCCACGGCCCTGGCCGTGGCGCTTGTCGGCCGGGCCAGGGCCGGGGCGTTCTGGCGGCGGCCGGGCTTGTCACGGACGTCGTTTGATTTGTACCTGTACCACTTCCCGCCGGTGGTGGTGCTGCAGTACTGGCTGTGCGGCACGGCCGTGCCGGTAGTGGTCAAGATCGCCGTGTGCGCTATCCTGCCGATTTTCGTCTGTCTGGGGGCAACCAGGCTGTGCGGCCGCCGGGCCTGGACCCGGCCGGCCCTGGTCGGGCTGGCGTTTGTGGGCTGCGCCGTGTTTTGGGGATAA
- a CDS encoding TetR/AcrR family transcriptional regulator produces the protein MDASEVGIKDKLFWAALRTFAAKGYKGATVRAVCQEAGGVNVSAVQYYYGGKDKLYQAVLEVLFTAADQRFRQRLLDEAKAGDGPEERLRLLIEVYCQVLFAHGEVGDAFLRLWAMELANPTPFLGDMAERHSRPQTLAMLGLMAEFAGPDAPVTTLVAMMSCVLGPCLYQALLWQNHQRIVPEHPPMAEHWPVFAEQCFRHALAGLRAVGQARQGGAT, from the coding sequence ATGGACGCCAGCGAGGTCGGGATCAAGGATAAGCTTTTTTGGGCCGCCCTGCGGACCTTTGCCGCCAAGGGCTACAAAGGGGCCACCGTGCGGGCCGTGTGCCAGGAGGCCGGCGGTGTCAACGTCAGCGCCGTGCAGTATTATTACGGCGGCAAGGACAAGCTGTATCAGGCCGTGCTGGAGGTGCTTTTTACCGCAGCCGACCAGCGGTTCCGCCAGCGCCTGCTGGACGAGGCCAAGGCCGGGGACGGCCCCGAGGAGCGTTTGCGGCTGCTTATTGAGGTGTATTGCCAGGTGCTTTTTGCCCACGGCGAGGTCGGCGACGCTTTCCTGCGCCTGTGGGCCATGGAACTGGCCAACCCCACGCCCTTTCTCGGCGACATGGCCGAGCGCCACAGCCGGCCCCAGACCCTGGCCATGCTGGGGCTCATGGCCGAATTCGCCGGCCCGGACGCGCCCGTCACGACCCTGGTGGCCATGATGTCCTGCGTCCTGGGACCCTGCCTGTATCAGGCCTTGCTGTGGCAAAACCATCAGCGCATCGTGCCCGAGCATCCGCCCATGGCCGAGCATTGGCCGGTGTTTGCCGAGCAGTGCTTCCGCCACGCCCTGGCCGGACTTCGGGCCGTTGGGCAAGCCCGCCAAGGAGGCGCGACGTGA
- a CDS encoding bactofilin family protein, whose translation MDKLTPPSSSTTATRGSVIVAVIGAIIVLGVLAAAIQKQFGTSSSSVVTENRADSATYAAYSGLAFAAAQNDSALAAMHTAGATNYTLATGLTFNLTVGAKNTGTGKYPVSVIGTANPGAGYEANAYMSASITPVSSGGGEDDGGVSDYVMSSGGTAKVAGYVAGDVLANTVTLQGGSTVAGSLTTTSTTTPLVISGGVTVGGTGEVICSNSSITVSGGSDVVNGTLYSQGDVTIDGGATVNGDIYAKGSVTVSGGSTVNGNIHSQASVSLTSAKIGSSTVKRFIYAAGTVTATGGSTIYVDIHSQTNIALQNITVYGNMYAKTGVTTQQYLTHLYGNIYTNPTAPTAPVACASYTAPTAPIFTASTARNITSQTTITAGNYYYTSFSTNWIDLCLDVSGGDINIFVSGNASSNATIYVKTSTSGNCFTNSNKMNSIDETFSASAAKVFLYTGGTFTLGGGVDWFGTVLANGNIYPGGGSSIIGSLHSINGSVNPNSTWYEIKYVQSNYLSSH comes from the coding sequence ATGGACAAATTGACACCCCCCTCCAGCAGCACGACAGCGACGCGCGGCAGCGTCATCGTGGCCGTCATCGGCGCGATCATCGTCCTGGGTGTGTTGGCGGCGGCCATCCAGAAGCAGTTCGGCACGTCGTCGAGTTCCGTGGTGACGGAAAACCGGGCCGACAGCGCCACCTATGCCGCCTATTCCGGTCTCGCTTTCGCGGCGGCGCAAAACGACAGCGCCCTTGCGGCCATGCACACGGCCGGGGCCACCAACTACACCCTGGCCACCGGCCTCACCTTCAATCTGACCGTGGGGGCGAAAAATACTGGAACTGGAAAATATCCGGTAAGCGTCATCGGCACGGCCAACCCTGGCGCAGGCTATGAAGCCAACGCCTACATGTCGGCTTCCATCACGCCGGTCTCTTCGGGCGGCGGTGAAGATGACGGAGGCGTGTCGGATTACGTCATGTCATCAGGCGGCACGGCCAAAGTGGCCGGCTATGTGGCCGGCGACGTCCTGGCCAACACCGTCACCCTGCAAGGCGGTTCCACCGTGGCCGGATCCCTCACCACCACATCGACCACCACGCCGCTGGTCATCAGCGGCGGCGTCACCGTGGGCGGCACGGGAGAGGTCATCTGTTCCAATTCGAGCATCACGGTGAGCGGCGGCTCCGACGTGGTCAACGGGACGCTCTATTCCCAGGGCGACGTGACCATCGACGGCGGGGCCACGGTCAACGGCGACATCTACGCCAAGGGCAGCGTGACCGTCAGCGGCGGCTCCACCGTCAACGGCAACATCCACAGCCAAGCCTCGGTCAGCCTGACCAGCGCCAAGATCGGTTCTTCCACGGTCAAGCGCTTCATCTACGCGGCCGGCACGGTGACGGCCACCGGCGGCTCGACCATCTATGTGGACATCCACAGCCAGACCAACATCGCCCTGCAAAACATCACCGTCTACGGCAACATGTACGCCAAGACCGGCGTCACTACCCAGCAATACCTGACCCACCTCTACGGCAACATCTACACGAACCCGACCGCGCCGACAGCGCCGGTGGCCTGCGCCAGCTACACCGCGCCCACAGCGCCGATATTTACGGCTTCAACGGCCCGGAATATTACCAGCCAGACCACCATAACGGCGGGAAACTACTACTATACCTCGTTTAGCACAAATTGGATCGACCTCTGCCTCGACGTTTCCGGCGGCGACATCAACATCTTTGTCTCGGGGAATGCCTCCAGTAACGCCACTATCTACGTTAAAACGTCAACATCGGGAAACTGCTTCACCAACAGCAACAAGATGAACAGCATTGACGAAACATTTTCCGCCTCAGCCGCCAAGGTCTTCCTCTACACGGGGGGAACCTTCACCCTGGGCGGCGGCGTGGACTGGTTCGGCACGGTGCTGGCAAACGGCAACATCTATCCCGGCGGCGGCTCTTCCATCATCGGTTCGCTGCACAGCATCAACGGCTCGGTCAACCCCAACAGCACCTGGTACGAGATCAAGTACGTCCAGTCGAACTACCTGAGCAGCCACTAA